The region tgtcagCACCATACACATGCAAAGCACAAATACAAACATGCTGGGGGAAAAAGCAAGAGGACGAGGAGCTCACAAAGAGCTGCCCCTATTTGAGGATCTATAGGCAGTTGCTAGTTGCTGGGAGAGGAACACTCTTTTCAACCCTATAGTCATTGGTAAATTGCCCATTCCTCAGTAACCAaccccaaagacacaagaagataaggcagttggagagatggctcagcagttagagcacttgctgctcctccagaggtcccaagGGTTCAGCACAcacattggacagctcacaattgcctgtcacTCCAATTCAGGGGGAACTAATGCTCTTGTCTCCTACATTTGCACATACatgatgtgtatgtattgtatatgtgtgtgcatatacatattttatatattatccaagctcacgcatacatacatacatacatacatacatacatataaagtaagtaaatctttgaaagagcagtataaaagaagagaaactagatgagaagaggaaaggatcagtgggagagcagagggagagggtgaTGAGTgataaatatgaacaaaacacattatattaACACATAAAAAAGTCACAATGAAACCAACCATCATGCATAACTAACACAtgccaataaaatatttaaaagtccaTTTACTGGCCAGTTAGCATTCTTTAGGGTTTTATGatatatacacaaaacattaCTTCTCCCATAAATTATGGTTTTATTCTGCTTGTTTTGTtaggtgtgtgaatgtgtaaacatttatgtacacatatacatgtggccagaggtcaaccttggtggTGTTCCCCAGTGGCcatccactttatttatttatttatttatttatttatttatttatttacttctttatttactTGAGGTCTCTCAGTGGTCCCCCTCCcagtctgtctctttctttcttttctgtatttatttacgGGAGAAggtctctcagtggcctggaactcatcatatAGAACTGGCTGGCTGTTTAGTGAGCCCCAGGGAACTGCTTGTCTTAGTTTCCAcacttctgggattacaggtgtgtgcctgctaccatgcccagcttttctgttttgttttgttttgttttgttttgttttgttttgttttaagaaacccTACTTGGGTCATCTGGAAGGGCACCAAGTACTCCTAATTATTGGGTCTTCTCTCCTCATTACCAATCTGCTTTTTCCCACATAGGCACTGTATGCTCTTCACATGTGTACTGGGGATActactcaggtcctcatacttgcagggcaagcattttaccaactgaactatcaCTCCTCTCCATAAAAgttgtttttgcatttgttttaaatcacataaaaatgaaaaggaaaaaaacaaggcTTCCACTAAGAATGTAGCTCACTAGTAGCAAACTTGTCTAAGGTCCTCATGTTGATCTCTagaacaaagagtaaataaaaaaataatttaaacagaagagaaagtaaagggtggaaatggacatttatttatactcacatgtatgtggatgATTGAACACAAGATTGTGTATGGCCTgaacaagttctctctctctctctctctctctctctctctctctctctctctctctctctctctctatcagtttctaagacagggtctcactatgtagctttggctgtcctggggctCAGTATGGGGCTAGActgactttgcctcctgagtgctggaactgaaggtgtgtgccactatgtctggcttattttattatttaaaaattggtttattgacttttttcatgtgtgtgggtgttttgcctgcatgtatgtctatctGTGCAGCATGTGTAAGaagtacccatggaggtcagaaaaaggcaTTGAGTGGATCCTttgaaactggaggtacagatgattattatctgccatgtgggtgttgggaactgaacctgggtctgtGGCAGGAGTGACAAGTACTTTTAAGGGTTGAGTCAAgactttattacttttagtttatGGGAGTATTTTCTTACATGCAtatctgtaccatgtgtgtgcctggtgctcatggagactagaagaggataTAAGAtttcaggaactggagttacagactgttgtgagcatgtcttatggaataaaaagaaaacaaaactgtctcCAAGATGAAGGTtgatagcacaaaatccctacatgacaaCACTGGCAATTTAACAAATCACATTAaagtctagaacagaaagaagggagtgagAAATGAAGAACAGAAGTAGACATCAAGATATCATCAAATCAGGAGCTgaaatccataaaatagaaagagaagaacacaAAGAAGTAATGAAATGTGGAGTTGGTCCTTTGAgacttttattagacaaaatggaaacacttattaaaagatagagaatatccaaattaatgaaaactaaaatgataatggtgacaaaataacagacaatgaagaaatccagagaatggtaaagacatagttttaaaatgcctgtactccaccaaattggaaattctaaaagaaaaggataatctcctcaataggttccacttaccaaagttaaataaaactaaggtaaataacttaaagAGACCTAAACTCCCAGAAAAAGAGGAGTCATTGCAGTCTGCCAACAAACACAGCCCAGGGCCATAAGTttcagggtagaatcctaccagacttccaaagaggagttcatgaaaatactcctcaaattattcaaCAATAAggaagaaaccttagctgattttattttgtgaacttattttattttgtttacccAAATATtaaatcaatataaagactcagatacacacacacacacacacacacacacacacacagagagagagagagagagagagagagagagagagagagagagagagaaaattacagaccaatttcccttaaaaccacagatgcaaaaatacttaataaaataaaaaacatgtcaAAAGATCATCttccatgatcaatgaggtaggcttcattaaagagatccaggaatgGCTTAACATGTGCTTAAACAActcatcatctcattagatgatgaataattcGCTGACAATATTTATCCCACTTCATGAtaaagttcttggagtgattaaggatacaagggacaaacctaaacataataatgtcactttactgcaaacctatagccaacattaaattaaatgaagagcaattctaattaattccactaattcacaaacaagacAAGGCGATCCATTCTCTccacatctatttaaaataccatctaaaagtttagcaagagcaataaaactgaagaagatgaagGTAATATAGATTAgaattatctttatttgcagatgatatgatagtatgcataagTGGACCAACACTTCAccaaggcaattcccagagcttATAAACCCTTTCAGCAAACttgttggatacacgattaactaaaaaatacaaaaaaaaaaaaaaccaaaaaccaaaaaaccagtggcctttgtatgtacaaatgagtttgcaagtgcaaacaaaatacagagacatCGTAAAATTTGAAATGACTGTTGactcttgtcacatttttttcctcataataaataacctcgAGTAACTCAGTgtcagtgtgttgggtaagatcttaCCAAATTccttgtagtcacagattacttttgatattattgaaggtgctcaaagactactgTAATATACAAggtctttaatagattgattacctactaaagagtttagtcttctataaagataccagaaagaacaagactttaacacattgactacATTTATGGGTTTCTCACATTATGACATTTTCTCACCATTTCTAGGActactgccacatgcaaaggctttaccacgtTGCTTATTCGTggcatttctctccaggatgtgttcttttatgttcatcGATAACTGGTTGTGAAAagattttatctcattgattacatttgtaagatatgtcttcaatatgtgttctgctatgtatttGAAGATGACCATGTTATttaaatgttgggaagaagcaaaagaaacttgtcctaaggactgcctttttgttaccaacTTCCActtaatcataaactgaaactaagttcAAGTCCCGGGTCATAGGGcacctgtgtacttaacaatatctgaccagctttcatcattcatgttttgttacctaaaacataacaactgttcctaaccattatttctgttattcatgttttattcctcaaaatataatacatgttcctaaccacaaaagaacaaatggctgtgatagtgtagaccatacaacctacattgtgtatcatttgacatagagtaacaacaggaaaaaaagtgattgggagaaaaatataactgtaacttggcacagggctttgttgttttgacttttggaagctatataactttttggctcagggtgggggtgaggttggGGTATTGCAGCTgagcttctgagtataattttgtggctctgatttatcagtagtgaccAGATTGCAATAAAGTTTTATCATTTGCCTTGTTCTTGTTTGTGTTGtattggatctcagtggacctcATAAcataaaggctttagcacagtatgcaACCACTGTCCAGAATGAATAgttttcataatgatgaagactacggAGGTGTgtaaaggcttcattatactaaacatgtgtggggagccgacagaaggtggctatcatcctttcagccatcttgagccatatacactgaTAAGAGGTTTAATTACAATACcatgcaacagctgagcacactctgataacatcttgtattagagacccaggattttcccttgggtgtgtgacacttaaaggtgtgtgacttaagggcgtgacttagagatcagatttagagacaagacctaagggcatgattaaaggtgtgacttagaggcatggcttagaagtgagacatataaaaggcgagaggcagatagaacagttcagaacaatttggagtaacagagattcagacactaggagtaggagtaggcattagacactcagaatacaacagagagtacaacttggaattaggaattaggttagagagtacaacttagagtacaacttggagttaggaattaggcattaggaagaagacacttggactagacaactcagaagaagaattattaggtgttagacattaggcacttggtttaggaacttggaacttggaggcagtagggactaggaactagggacttggagagaagaagagagactgaataataaatgggattgaatcacactctgtctggtctccattctttgaatctGTCCTCAccctctttcttgctgaaccctgacctgcagactggagcagtttggagcagtgcgggctctaacaacttagccccgaaggcttttggcagtgtgggttccaacactgacagaacggtccgagacattttgaaCCCAAAATGTGGGGTactgcagttctcaacatttctggcccccaagcatgggagagctcgggccacaacaaacatgttcataaggtttttctctaaCACATAGTCtctcatgataatgaagactaaaGAATTGTACAAAGGCTtcaccatattaaatacactcataGGGttcctgtcttagtgtttccattgctatgaagagaaatcatgaacaaggcaactcctataaaagcgacagtttaattgggactggcttacagtttcagagatttagtcctttttcatcatagtgggaagcatggcaggcatgcaagaaaacatgatgctggcaaagaagctgacagttctgctccttgatccaaaggcagccaggaagagactgtccgccagggagctagtaggagggtccaTTCTGCAGTAAGTGGAacttcaaaacccacccccacagtgatgcacttcctccaacaaggccacatctcataataacttcctccaactccctgagccaagcatatttatactaccacattccactgcctgacCCCCATACGATTGTGcatacacatgagtgtatggggaccatatttaaaaatagcataatacaaaatatgtgaggttcaaatgaaaatgttaaatcatttaaagcattctcaaaaagttaaaagtccaaagttcaaagtctctcttGAGATTCATacaatcatgtaactataattCCTTATACTATCCAAAACAAATAGTACATCATATATGTTCAAATTTACAGGACTtacttcaccattcctaatcaccattgtgatGACTAAAGaagatcaaaagccaagaaggcaatctccaaattctgcatctccatgtctgatgccaAAGGattcttcagatctccagctttttcctgctttgctcactgcagcacaattctttctctttggctgattttatttcctgaaagtacatttcctgagaaggtatcccatagcttgGGAACCTaaaaatcttggggtctccaaagtaacttcaaaattacagcttcttgttccagtatctgggatccagaGATGATCTTCTGCactcctcaaaagaaaaatgcaggatcttgtctccagctcttccctttatagtacactaggttctgcttgacactgctcaactgctgctgctgttctttctgctcatcccatgggactgataTCTTCAATATATTGGGTTCTTCTGGGACAAACAGTCTtaactgtgttcctctcatgctcacttcatggtgccaagccttagctgcactaCATCAAACATTCATGCCTAAAGACCAGTGCCACCTgtgtgagtcttacacaggactaaCTCAAgttgcaccacaagggacaaccttggctacctctggaatacaacttctttctcctctcagaaaacacttacccgAAGTTGCCCCCTCAGTGGTGCTGATTTCTTCTTCAttcccactaattttttaactacagctaaccagcatcagttgcctcagttgtcccttctattcttgcctctaaagccagagccatatGGACAAAGCTgttgagttcctctgcttgctggggctggaacatggccccatctcttacatcatcaccagctttatatttttcaatgacttcactgcctaagcttggctgtccttgaacttgctctgtaggttaaccttgaactcagatctgcatggctttgtctcctgaatgctgcataatacatgtgtaacagtttgcctgtacctaagcttttctttgcctaaaacatgttctgtaccaggataACTTGAATCAAAAATCTGCTTGGcactcatctcctgggatttaaggcatgtacctccatgcctgtacttaagtattttattttagatctgaAAATGAAAACCCAGAAGAGTAATCACAGTTCATAGATagtcaatttcacacatactggtgacccttgcatccacatgaaaacaataacaatgGGATAATAAAGCTTAACATGATAGAGTTCTCCTTCGTAGAACTGCAAATCCGTAACTTTAGATGGATGAAATCTTGCCCTAATATCACCATTCCTTTAATGTTCCgcgcccctccatgtccccttcgcccgtgaaagagacacgtgaggcggtgttcgggtggttactacagcgaggctttattcttgtatcagcagaaatggaaagacccaaagcccgggaaaggcactgctatatgtaccctagagtggcgtgttcacttctgattggctgttcactcatcaccccatattacaccccggggatgggcagtgactttggcgcacttttgccttttgcacctgcgcagttagttgtttacttgtgggagcacaggatgcccgcgccatcttgtaatggtgaatgctgtcacgctcactgcggctcctaatactttaataccatttaatataattaatcacagtatttagcttcattcaacttcctggtgaggctTTTCTCTTTgacataacattttatatttttttctttctaagattactatgcttgctcaaaacaatcatcatgagactaaacacaggtcaaaggctttgctggctttactgagacttcctttgtcaatgcaatgaacatcaacctctttaccttatctcCAAGGAAACTGTACAGACCAGggcaaaagacagcaacattctttagcaaaacatcataaaaactacatacaaagttcaaatcaccctcattccatatgtgtttcatattcttaCTTAGTGgaacttaatgcatgtacaaatccaaagtctaaaaatccacattgttccataaaacaaaacaaaaaaacatgatcaggcctatcatagcaatgcttaagtctggggtaccaacttgtGTCTTAGAAtctccattgctaagaagagacattataactaaggcaactgtgttaaaggcaaatattgaattgggcctggcttacagtttgaaaTGTTTAGTCctttaccatcatggcaggaagaatgtcagcatgctgGCATCCATGATGCTGAAaaatgagctgagagttctgcatcttcaggagaaggcattcaggaagagactgtcttccagccaagtggtaggagggtctattttgtactggcctgagctcaaAAGATCACCACCTTagtaattcaattccttcaaaaaggcaacatctactcccacaagacacatctcttaatattgccattTTTTAGGGTCAAGAATATTGAAATCaccagtttatttctactataaattctttcatgcttttaaaaatgattaggatAGCTGGGCAAtgttggtgcacgcctttagtccaagcacatgggaggcagaggcaggaggatttctgagttcgaggtcagcctggtccttagagtaagttccaggaaagccagggctacagagagaaaccctgcctcaaaaaacaaaaacaaaacaaaacaaaagaacgaTTATGATATGCAGAGGCTTTAACATGTTGATTatttcagatggtttctctctcatatgtgtgcatttctgtattcagaaaccacagTGACACGTAAACAATTTCCCAACTTCAGtacaatcaaaaggtttctgctcagtttgtgttctttggaaactacagagatatgcacagggtttaccacattcattacatttgtaaggtttctctaaagtgtgtgttcctttaagtgtttggaaaGTAcaatgacatgcaaaggctttaccacattcattacaatcataaggtttcactcctgcacattttcttttgtgtattcagagatgacggtgtcctggaaaggctttacctcattcatgacattcagtttctctccaatatgtgtccttttatgatattggagaccactgtgacatgaaaaggctttaccacattgattacattgataaggtttctctccagtatgtgttctaatATGATACTGGAGACTACTCTGAtgtggaaaggctttaccacattgattacattgataaggtttctctccagtatgtgttcttttatgtttttggagactacgttgacatgaaaaggctttaccacattgattacattgataaggtttctctccagtatgtgtccttttatgaacTTGGAGATGATTGTGATTTgaaaaggcttttccacattggttacattcataaggtttctctccagtatgtatccttttgtgtctttggagatgactgctatttgaaaatgctttaccacattgattacattcatacagtttttctccagtatgtgtccttttatgaatttggagatGAGACTttcgtgaaaaggctttaccacattggttacattcataaggtttctctccagtatgtgtgcTTTTATGATACTGGAGACTACGTttaaatgaaaaggctttaccacattgattacactcataaggtttctctccagtatgtgtggttttatgatattggagactactgtgacatgaaaaggctttaccacattgattacattcataaggtttctctccagtatgtgtggTTTTATGATACCGGAGACCACTGtgacctgaaaaggctttaccacattgattacattcataaggtttctctccagtatgtgtccttttatgatacTGGAGACTACcttgacatgaaaaggctttaccacattgattacattcataaggtttctctccagtatgtgtggttttatgatattggagactactgtgacctgaaaaggctttaccacatagaTTACATTCATacggtttttctccagtatgagtCCTTTTATGTCCTTGGAGATGACTGCTATGTGAAAATGCCTTACCACAtagattacattcatatggttttactccagtatgtgtccttttatgaatttggagatGAGACTttcgtgaaaaggctttaccacattggttacattcataaggtttctctccagtatgtgtccttttatgatattggagaccactgcgacatgaaaaggctttaccacattgattacattcatgtggtttctctccagtatgacttctttcatgcctgcaacaataatagGCACATGTAAAAGCTTTACTACATTCATTATCCTGgtcaatcattttatcaatatgaataaattttgcagttggTATAATAATAAAGAATGCTCAGATCATAAGGTTTTATACTTCTGATGTTTATGGTTCTACTCGCTGACTGTGGGTtactttacctctttgaaaatacctgtgatggtaagagcatttactacatggctcacatttatagcatCCTTTTtctatgagatttctatatgatgtatttcacatgtctgaagatatcagggTATTAAAACCCTGATTGCTTTCTTAggttttcctgtagtgtgcatcacaccacagcagcactgtgaaccaggacaaacagaagaatttccaaacttctagtacccgtagagattttctgcagtgtgagtTTGGGGATGcccccagtaaagtcagaaaacaaatTAATTGTAAACATCTATCACATTCAGAAaatctaccaaaggcagaatactacatatcttcacATTTTTCTGGAGTAGAAAGAGATACgttgcttctttcaacatccctatgctcacaaggtttgatccattctgacaattgatatacccattaaaagaaCGAGGATGAATAAAAGGTTTTCATATTAAATTCACAgcatttgacattttgttctttgtagacatgTGGTATATAGATTAAGCTTTCTCCACAACTTTCTGTACTCTCActaactgaccactcaataaacCTGAAatgtcactacaagaatatgagtatcaccaaatttaccatggactatttgcttattggatggctttagatatatatttatcactattcaatgtgtaACAGCTAAATATTATGAGATTATTCAGATTGGTAGTCCCACAGCAAAGCTCAAATGGAGCTACAAAACAATTAAAGGTATTTCTCAAGGCattgtttccatttcttcttccttagaggaatccctttcaaacacaaatcagataTCTGAGATTGAGGAacatggctttgtgagaatattacaatcatagctatacttaaaggactgatttttttcACACACTTGCTTTTCCCTAGAGCTTctagaacacattaaaatttcctaaCAGGCATATCTGTATCagcttgcacatgaaaactacctttcacgCCTTCTAGAACTTTGAGGTTGTTCTTCAAGatgatgatcttcccaactgtaacctacaacacagtaccagaaaatgaatgatataatattggaaattaggtaaaattcaagttactgtgaattctgacagcactgaacctgatttattcagctcaatcttctttgttctcaattgaaatatcagaggatcatcaataaccaagaatcacttgttccattattttgaaaaacaaaacaaaactcacagtcttacctataacAGTGAGGTTTTGGTAGGTCTCTAGCATCACATGTTTGTAGagcttcttctgggaaggatccagcaaattccactcttctgcagtgaagttcacatgcacatcatcataagtcactgcatcctaaaatattccatacatgtgtacaacagaaagcatcatcgtgacatcactgtaaataaatggatacattCTAGACCATGTAATAATGTAATTCTGGTGCTTCCCTTActtatttcctgaaacagaagttataatctaatcattctgtcatttttagaag is a window of Arvicanthis niloticus isolate mArvNil1 chromosome 26, mArvNil1.pat.X, whole genome shotgun sequence DNA encoding:
- the LOC143439445 gene encoding uncharacterized protein LOC143439445 gives rise to the protein MFQSMDAVTYDDVHVNFTAEEWNLLDPSQKKLYKHVMLETYQNLTVIGYSWEDHHLEEQPQSSRRRERHERSHTGEKPHECNQCGKAFSCRSGLQYHKRTHTGEKPYECNQCGKAFSRKSHLQIHKRTHTGVKPYECNLCGKAFSHSSHLQGHKRTHTGEKPYECNLCGKAFSGHSSLQYHKTTHTGEKPYECNQCGKAFSCQGSLQYHKRTHTGEKPYECNQCGKAFSGHSGLRYHKTTHTGEKPYECNQCGKAFSCHSSLQYHKTTHTGEKPYECNQCGKAFSFKRSLQYHKSTHTGEKPYECNQCGKAFSRKSHLQIHKRTHTGEKLYECNQCGKAFSNSSHLQRHKRIHTGEKPYECNQCGKAFSNHNHLQVHKRTHTGEKPYQCNQCGKAFSCQRSLQKHKRTHTGEKPYQCNQCGKAFPHQSSLQYHIRTHTGEKPYQCNQCGKAFSCHSGLQYHKRTHIGEKLNVMNEVKPFQDTVISEYTKENVQE